AATCTGCTCAATAATTCTGTAGCAAATTTAAAAGCCCCATTAAGAACTACGAGAAACAAGGGCTCTTTACCCTCGTAATCATGGTTAATTCTAGCTGCTACTTTTTCAATTGCTTTTAAAAGTTCATCTTCTGAAATAAACTCATTAAAATGGAGACCGCGTAGTTTGATCATGGTTAGTCTGGCAGTGGTTTAAACTAAACGACAAAGATACATATTGTTAGTTAATATAAACCTGTAGATAGCTCATTAACAAAAGAGGTCTTTAAATTAAGAATAAGCGCATTTCATACTGAAGGTTTTAAGAACTTAACTTCTGCATTCTTCCTCTAAAAACTTACTTTTGCATTCACTAATTTTAGACGCTAAAAGACATCTATTTAATGAACTCTTATTTCTCTTCAGACTTTAAACTTGCTATTTTAGGTGGCGGTCAATTAGGCAAAATGTTGCTGTACGAAACCCGTAAATTTGATATACAAACTGCGGTTTTAGACCCTAGCAATGAAGCTCCTTCCCGTATTGCAGCAAACTATTTTGAACAGGGGGATTTGATGGACTTTAATACGGTTTATAACTTCGGAAAAAAAGCCGATGTGGTAACTTTTGAGATTGAAGCCGTAAATGTAGAAGCTCTAGAAAAACTGCAGTCTGAAGGAATCACCGTTTATCCCAGCCCGCAGACCTTGCGAAAAATTCAGGATAAAGGGGTTCAAAAAGACTTTTATTCAGAAAAAAATATACCCACAGCTCCCTACAAACTATATCCCAATCTGGAAGCTTTAAAACTAGCCATTACCGCACGGCAAACCAGTTTACCTTTTGTATGGAAAAGTACTCAAGGTGGTTATGATGGTAAAGGTGTACAGGTAGTGCGCTCTATTGATGATCTTACTAAGCTTATCGATGTGCCCTGTATTGCTGAAGAAATGATTGCATTTAAAAATGAGCTTGCGGTAATTGTCGTGCGTAATCCCAGTGGGGAAGTAAGATCTTACCCTGTTGTAGAAATGGAGTTTCACCCGGAAGCTAACCAGGTAGAATATGTGATTTGTCCTGCTCGTATTGATGAGGCTGTAGCTCAGAAAGCACGTGATGTTGCAACTAAAGTTTCTGAGGCATTTGAACACGTAGGCTTACTGGCTGTAGAGTTATTTCAAACTCAGGATGACCAGATCATTGTAAATGAAGTAGCACCCAGACCCCACAACAGTGGTCATTATAGTATAGAAGGTAGTTATACAAATCAATTTGAACAACACCTGCGTGCCATTTTAAATCTACCGTTAGGAGAGACCGAAAGCAAAATAGGCGCCGTTATGGTTAACCTTGTAGGAGAAGAAGGCTATACTGGTAATGTATTTTATGATAAGATGGGAGAAATTCTGGCTTTAAAAGGTGTTACGCCACACATTTATGGAAAACGAAAAACCAGACCTTTTAGAAAAATGGGGCACGTCACTATCGTAAATAGCGATCTAAGTGAAGCCCGTAAAATTGCTGAAGAAGTAAAGAAAACGATCAAAGTCATCACAAAAATATAAGCTAAAACACATCTTATGGTAGGAATTATAATGGGAAGTACCAGCGATATGCCGGTAATGCAGGCAGCTATAGATATACTAAAACAGTTTAATATAGATACAGAAGTCGATATTGTTTCTGCTCACCGTACCCCAGACAAATTATTTGATTATGGCAAAAATGCTCACGAGCGAGGTATACAGGTAATCATTGCAGGAGCTGGTGGCGCTGCTCATTTACCGGGTATGATTGCATCCCTTTCACCACTGCCAGTTATAGGTGTCCCTGTGAAATCACGTAACTCTATAGATGGTTGGGATTCTGTACTATCAATTTTACAGATGCCTGGTGGTGTACCGGTTGCTACTGTAGCACT
The sequence above is a segment of the Leeuwenhoekiella sp. MAR_2009_132 genome. Coding sequences within it:
- the purE gene encoding 5-(carboxyamino)imidazole ribonucleotide mutase, translating into MVGIIMGSTSDMPVMQAAIDILKQFNIDTEVDIVSAHRTPDKLFDYGKNAHERGIQVIIAGAGGAAHLPGMIASLSPLPVIGVPVKSRNSIDGWDSVLSILQMPGGVPVATVALDGAQNAGILAAQILGATNKSMRDKILQYKDGLKQKVIEGAAEVKK
- a CDS encoding 5-(carboxyamino)imidazole ribonucleotide synthase; amino-acid sequence: MNSYFSSDFKLAILGGGQLGKMLLYETRKFDIQTAVLDPSNEAPSRIAANYFEQGDLMDFNTVYNFGKKADVVTFEIEAVNVEALEKLQSEGITVYPSPQTLRKIQDKGVQKDFYSEKNIPTAPYKLYPNLEALKLAITARQTSLPFVWKSTQGGYDGKGVQVVRSIDDLTKLIDVPCIAEEMIAFKNELAVIVVRNPSGEVRSYPVVEMEFHPEANQVEYVICPARIDEAVAQKARDVATKVSEAFEHVGLLAVELFQTQDDQIIVNEVAPRPHNSGHYSIEGSYTNQFEQHLRAILNLPLGETESKIGAVMVNLVGEEGYTGNVFYDKMGEILALKGVTPHIYGKRKTRPFRKMGHVTIVNSDLSEARKIAEEVKKTIKVITKI